Proteins encoded together in one Marinobacter salsuginis window:
- a CDS encoding TatD family hydrolase produces the protein MSKKRREIPVFDHPIIETHCHLDYLKDRPLEETLEQAQGVNIEKVITIAVSPDNLARVRELSQVAPWVYGTQGIHPHDAESYSDDVEAEIRAHARDEKIVAVGEIGLDYFYDNADRDVQREVFRRQLQIACDTDRPVVIHSREADDDTIEILGEFEATLKRRGVIHSFTSGPGLARYALDQGWCLGFNGITTFNKAENVRDIVRMAPIDQILLETDSPFLTPVPYRGKENAPFYLPFVAEKIAEVKELPLDEVIGKTYQNSLRTFFPGE, from the coding sequence ATGAGTAAGAAACGTCGCGAGATTCCCGTATTCGATCACCCGATCATCGAGACCCACTGTCACCTGGATTACCTCAAGGACCGCCCGCTTGAGGAAACACTGGAACAGGCACAGGGGGTCAATATCGAGAAGGTGATCACCATTGCGGTGTCCCCGGACAACCTTGCAAGGGTACGCGAACTCAGCCAGGTGGCACCTTGGGTTTACGGTACCCAGGGAATCCACCCCCACGATGCCGAAAGTTATTCCGACGACGTGGAAGCGGAAATCCGCGCCCATGCCCGGGACGAAAAGATCGTTGCCGTGGGCGAGATTGGGCTGGACTACTTCTACGACAACGCCGATCGGGACGTACAGCGCGAGGTGTTCCGGCGTCAGTTGCAGATTGCCTGTGACACGGACCGGCCTGTCGTTATCCACAGCCGGGAAGCAGACGACGATACCATCGAGATCCTTGGCGAGTTTGAGGCCACCCTGAAGCGCCGCGGTGTCATCCATAGTTTCACCTCCGGCCCCGGGCTTGCGCGGTATGCCCTGGATCAGGGCTGGTGCCTCGGCTTCAACGGCATCACCACGTTCAACAAGGCGGAGAACGTCAGGGACATCGTGCGCATGGCGCCGATCGACCAGATCCTGCTGGAAACCGATTCACCCTTCCTTACCCCGGTACCCTACCGCGGCAAGGAAAATGCACCGTTTTACCTGCCCTTCGTCGCCGAGAAAATCGCCGAGGTGAAAGAGCTGCCCCTGGACGAGGTGATTGGTAAGACTTATCAGAACAGCCTGAGGACGTTTTTCCCCGGCGAATGA
- a CDS encoding HD-GYP domain-containing protein, with translation MIKRVPISALKVGMYITDLNNDWIPHNTQRKRGVIKKEETIEKIRRMGVEFVYIDASKGLDTQDSETAAEVDRRNESALQKAGELTPGLRPHVPLAEEIVIAQQIHSQAQNLVGDFMSHAKVGGAIDVAPIHELADELQHSVLRNANALSCLGRIREKDNYLLEHSVNLSVLMSLFGNYRGLSADVLHQTIVGALLHDLGKILTPDEILHKPGRLTPEEFEVMKLHARHSRDILATTEGIGELTVITAAQHHERLDGTGYPEGLKGDEISEYGRMVAISDVYDAITADRVYHKGMTPTQGLKKLLEWSGSHLDPVLVKQFIRCLGLYPVGSLVLLESGRLGVVVEANESDQRLPTVRVMYHTKFRMPITMDTIDLSKPGTQDRILRAVDPETYKIDVRKFLA, from the coding sequence ATGATAAAACGCGTCCCCATCTCCGCACTCAAGGTCGGCATGTACATAACCGACCTGAACAACGACTGGATTCCCCATAACACCCAGCGTAAGCGCGGTGTGATCAAAAAAGAGGAAACCATCGAGAAAATCCGCCGTATGGGGGTGGAGTTCGTCTATATCGACGCCTCTAAGGGACTCGACACCCAAGATTCAGAGACGGCCGCCGAAGTGGATCGCCGGAACGAGTCGGCCCTTCAAAAGGCGGGTGAATTGACCCCGGGGCTGCGGCCCCATGTTCCGCTTGCCGAAGAAATCGTCATCGCCCAGCAGATCCACAGCCAGGCCCAGAACCTGGTTGGCGACTTTATGAGCCACGCCAAAGTGGGTGGCGCCATTGATGTAGCGCCCATCCACGAGCTGGCGGATGAGCTCCAGCATTCCGTACTCCGGAATGCCAATGCTCTCAGCTGCCTGGGACGAATCCGCGAGAAAGACAACTACCTGCTGGAACACTCGGTCAATCTCAGTGTGTTGATGTCCCTGTTCGGCAATTATCGGGGTCTGTCTGCGGATGTGCTGCACCAGACGATCGTGGGCGCGCTGCTGCACGATCTGGGTAAGATCCTCACTCCCGACGAGATACTCCACAAGCCCGGCCGTCTGACGCCGGAAGAGTTTGAAGTAATGAAGCTTCATGCTCGCCATTCACGAGACATTCTGGCTACCACCGAGGGCATCGGAGAGCTCACCGTCATCACAGCAGCCCAGCACCACGAGCGCCTGGACGGTACCGGTTATCCGGAAGGCCTGAAGGGCGACGAGATTTCGGAGTATGGTCGCATGGTCGCGATCAGCGATGTTTACGATGCCATCACGGCAGACCGGGTCTATCACAAGGGCATGACACCAACCCAGGGCCTGAAGAAGCTCCTGGAATGGAGCGGCAGTCATCTGGATCCAGTTCTGGTCAAACAGTTTATCCGCTGCCTTGGGCTTTATCCGGTGGGCTCGCTGGTGCTGCTGGAAAGCGGTCGTCTCGGCGTGGTGGTCGAAGCCAACGAGAGCGATCAGAGACTGCCGACTGTGCGCGTTATGTATCACACCAAATTCCGTATGCCGATCACGATGGACACCATTGATCTCTCGAAGCCGGGCACCCAGGACCGGATCCTCCGGGCCGTGGATCCGGAAACCTACAAGATCGATGTCCGGAAATTCCTCGCCTGA
- a CDS encoding Na/Pi cotransporter family protein has product MTATVFQILGGLALFLLAMEMMTNGLKSAAGHQLRHMLGHWTRSPLRGFGAGLLITGIVQSSSAVTVATIGFVNAGLLSLSHSLGVVFGANVGTTMTGWLVSFVGFGFKIEAFAMPLLAAGVALKLLARSQRNQSLGEALAGFALFFLGLSVLKDSLGQLTVGLDSSEFLGQAIALPLFVLFGFLATVLTQSSSAALAIILSAAASSLLSLEDAAAAVIGANLGTTSTAAIAVLRATANARRLALGHVMFNLVTGAIAILILPLMLWLITSLTDWLDLDTNAALSLAIFHTLFNLLGAAIMLPLLKPFARILGRMFRSKEEDNAEPRFLDDTLINTPELAVGAVDQEMKRLIGLTRGLLRACLDREDLAPEKIRATMEAAQSLNSAITEYISRLRAEKMLPATVDTLTLSIRTCRYLAEATELAPALLRLRQSGKLVQTAPLKGEMDAYTNLLRELVASEVGLPEIFGETEKIYHILKSRMLAMIVKRELPAVVGERTLDDLSSVRRLCDQWTKSLDWRPSTELLNGDSQAEGSVNRT; this is encoded by the coding sequence ATGACTGCAACTGTCTTTCAGATTCTCGGTGGCCTTGCCCTGTTCCTGCTCGCCATGGAGATGATGACCAATGGCCTGAAAAGCGCTGCAGGGCATCAATTACGCCATATGCTCGGACACTGGACCCGCAGCCCTCTAAGGGGATTTGGGGCCGGTTTATTGATCACCGGCATCGTCCAGTCTTCAAGCGCGGTCACCGTCGCCACCATCGGCTTTGTGAATGCGGGCCTGCTCAGCCTCAGTCATTCACTCGGGGTGGTTTTCGGCGCGAACGTAGGCACCACCATGACCGGCTGGCTGGTCAGTTTTGTCGGCTTCGGATTCAAGATCGAGGCGTTCGCCATGCCTCTGCTGGCAGCCGGTGTGGCCCTGAAGCTGCTGGCCCGGAGCCAGCGGAACCAGTCACTTGGTGAGGCCCTTGCCGGGTTTGCTCTGTTTTTCCTCGGGCTCTCGGTTCTCAAGGACTCCCTTGGGCAACTGACCGTCGGCCTTGATAGTTCTGAATTTCTCGGCCAGGCCATCGCATTACCCCTTTTCGTTCTATTCGGGTTTCTGGCAACGGTGCTGACTCAATCATCCAGCGCGGCCCTGGCGATCATCCTCAGCGCCGCCGCCAGCAGTCTACTCTCCCTTGAAGATGCCGCAGCAGCAGTCATCGGCGCCAACCTGGGCACCACCTCCACCGCTGCCATTGCCGTACTCAGGGCCACCGCGAATGCCAGACGCCTCGCCCTTGGTCATGTCATGTTCAACCTTGTCACGGGCGCCATCGCCATTCTGATCCTGCCTTTGATGCTCTGGCTCATTACCTCGTTAACCGACTGGCTGGACCTGGATACCAATGCTGCCCTGTCGCTCGCCATATTCCATACACTGTTCAACCTGCTTGGCGCAGCCATCATGCTGCCGCTGCTGAAACCATTCGCACGTATCCTCGGGCGAATGTTCCGAAGCAAGGAGGAGGACAACGCAGAACCCCGATTTCTGGATGACACCCTGATCAACACGCCGGAACTTGCGGTAGGCGCCGTTGATCAGGAAATGAAGCGACTGATTGGCCTGACTCGGGGGCTGCTGAGAGCATGTCTTGACCGGGAGGATCTGGCTCCGGAAAAGATCAGGGCCACCATGGAAGCTGCGCAGAGTCTCAATAGTGCGATAACGGAGTACATCTCTCGCCTTCGTGCCGAGAAGATGCTGCCTGCCACGGTCGATACCCTGACCCTGTCCATTCGCACCTGCCGATACCTTGCGGAAGCAACAGAGCTGGCTCCTGCGCTCCTGCGGCTCCGACAGTCAGGGAAACTCGTGCAAACGGCACCACTGAAAGGTGAGATGGACGCCTATACCAATTTATTGCGCGAGTTGGTGGCGTCGGAAGTGGGATTGCCGGAAATCTTCGGGGAAACCGAGAAGATTTACCATATTCTGAAATCGCGAATGCTAGCCATGATTGTCAAACGCGAGCTGCCAGCAGTTGTGGGGGAACGAACGCTGGATGATCTGAGTTCAGTTCGCCGGCTATGTGACCAATGGACCAAATCCCTGGATTGGCGCCCCTCGACAGAACTGCTCAATGGAGATTCTCAGGCCGAGGGCTCAGTGAACCGCACATAG
- a CDS encoding PhnD/SsuA/transferrin family substrate-binding protein produces the protein MSILRLTTLLFVLTVAELTAIAPAHADETLTLGVFAYRPDSVLQDRYQPLTDYLSRETGIQIELEILNQENMSRAIAANRLDFFLTNPSHFLLIRSERSLTGVLATLVRRSGESSTTSLGGVIFAKAERDDIQDLADIRNKTIASPGVHFLGGYQTQVLELLDAGIDIRRVNLIRFLGTHDRVVRSVLTGDADVGFIRTSILEQMAQADPDLFTRVKVLNGQRLSGFPFVVSTRLYPEWPLVALPHVNERSVRKIASALFAIEPEDEVALAVGIAGFSPPADYQSVEYLARMLRVPPYDQVPQLTWVDALQQYRLWVFTILILVILLITSSLWLARSKRQLASEQRRLRQLIRGWPQPALIIRDGRFVDTNPASVDLLRYASRESLIGKDLSVFSPEYQPDGLISWQKLAHMMARVAGGQVEQCEWVLNRSDGTEVWVELTMAPVDADDGRDDFILCSLYDINRRKRAEQRQRLAASVFEYAREAIFITDNHGMVLDVNDAYLTITGRTRKKAIGRLPPLPVDEGSGIFSSARSQGFWSGEFASRRNDGEGITLSVTLSSVRGDHGEVSHFVGIFSDVSRLKEQERRLRIMAHYDALTGMPNRVLFADRLQQAMALTKRQSGKLAVVYIDLDEFKPVNDAFGHEAGDQLLVEVATRMRAELREEDSLARIGGDEFAAIIMNVQDEAALESLLGRLLHQVATPVWVADHSVEVSASIGYTLFPQAEDLDGDQLLRQADHAMYQAKRCGRNRYVRFTEPSA, from the coding sequence TTGAGTATTCTCCGGTTAACTACCCTTTTATTCGTGCTGACGGTCGCGGAGCTGACCGCGATTGCACCAGCCCATGCCGATGAAACATTGACCCTGGGCGTTTTCGCTTATCGGCCAGATAGCGTTTTGCAGGATCGCTACCAGCCTCTGACCGACTATCTTTCCCGGGAAACGGGCATTCAGATAGAGCTGGAGATTCTCAACCAGGAGAATATGAGTCGGGCAATTGCTGCCAACCGTCTGGATTTTTTTCTCACGAATCCCAGCCATTTTCTGCTCATCCGCAGCGAACGCAGCTTGACCGGAGTTCTTGCTACCTTGGTCAGGCGCTCGGGCGAGTCTTCCACAACGAGTCTTGGTGGCGTGATCTTTGCCAAGGCCGAGCGCGACGATATCCAAGATCTTGCCGATATACGCAACAAGACGATCGCCTCGCCGGGTGTTCATTTTCTCGGTGGCTATCAGACCCAGGTTCTGGAACTTCTGGACGCTGGCATTGATATCCGAAGAGTGAATCTGATCCGCTTTCTCGGCACTCACGACCGGGTCGTCCGTTCGGTTCTGACAGGTGATGCAGACGTGGGTTTCATCCGCACCAGCATTCTGGAGCAAATGGCGCAGGCCGACCCCGACCTGTTTACCCGGGTAAAGGTTCTGAATGGTCAGCGGCTCTCAGGATTCCCCTTCGTCGTTTCAACCCGACTTTATCCAGAGTGGCCTCTGGTAGCCCTGCCCCATGTTAACGAAAGGTCTGTACGCAAGATTGCTTCGGCACTTTTTGCCATCGAACCGGAAGATGAGGTTGCGCTGGCCGTTGGCATTGCCGGCTTTTCGCCGCCCGCGGATTACCAGTCCGTTGAATACCTGGCGCGGATGCTGCGTGTCCCGCCCTATGATCAGGTGCCCCAGCTGACCTGGGTTGATGCGTTACAGCAGTATCGGCTCTGGGTGTTTACGATCCTGATTCTGGTCATTCTGCTTATCACTTCGTCCTTGTGGCTGGCCCGCAGTAAACGTCAGCTTGCCTCCGAACAGCGTCGCCTTCGTCAACTCATCCGAGGTTGGCCCCAGCCAGCTCTGATCATTCGAGACGGGAGGTTTGTTGACACCAACCCGGCTTCCGTCGATCTGCTTCGCTACGCCTCCAGAGAGTCGCTCATTGGTAAGGATCTATCGGTTTTTTCACCCGAGTACCAACCAGACGGACTCATTTCCTGGCAGAAACTCGCGCACATGATGGCCCGCGTCGCGGGTGGTCAGGTGGAGCAATGTGAGTGGGTATTGAATCGCTCTGACGGCACAGAAGTCTGGGTGGAGCTAACCATGGCACCGGTCGATGCGGATGACGGAAGGGACGACTTTATTCTTTGTTCGCTCTATGACATTAACCGCCGGAAGCGAGCAGAGCAGCGTCAAAGACTGGCAGCAAGCGTGTTTGAGTACGCACGCGAAGCCATTTTCATTACCGATAATCACGGAATGGTCCTGGACGTAAACGACGCCTATCTTACGATTACCGGCCGGACACGCAAAAAGGCGATCGGTCGCCTACCCCCTCTGCCAGTCGATGAGGGCAGCGGTATTTTTTCCAGTGCACGTTCTCAGGGTTTCTGGTCTGGTGAGTTCGCCAGCCGCAGAAACGATGGCGAGGGAATAACATTATCGGTGACCCTCAGCAGTGTGCGTGGTGATCATGGCGAAGTCTCCCATTTTGTAGGCATCTTCAGTGACGTCAGCCGACTCAAGGAGCAGGAACGAAGGCTCCGTATCATGGCGCATTACGATGCCCTGACGGGCATGCCAAACCGGGTCCTGTTTGCCGATCGCTTGCAACAGGCCATGGCGCTGACCAAACGACAGAGTGGGAAGTTGGCGGTAGTTTACATAGATCTCGATGAGTTCAAGCCGGTTAACGATGCTTTTGGCCATGAAGCTGGTGACCAGTTGCTGGTTGAGGTAGCCACACGTATGCGCGCCGAACTCCGTGAAGAGGATTCTCTGGCGCGAATCGGGGGCGACGAATTCGCGGCTATTATCATGAACGTGCAGGATGAAGCAGCTCTGGAGAGCCTGTTGGGGCGGCTACTACACCAGGTGGCTACTCCGGTTTGGGTAGCCGATCACAGCGTCGAGGTCTCCGCCAGCATTGGCTACACGCTGTTCCCTCAAGCCGAGGATCTGGATGGGGACCAGCTTCTACGGCAGGCGGACCATGCGATGTATCAGGCCAAGCGCTGCGGTAGAAATCGCTATGTGCGGTTCACTGAGCCCTCGGCCTGA
- a CDS encoding ABC transporter substrate-binding protein, with protein MQRREFIALSIAAGLSAAGLPGCSDSGPLRFGIHPWVGYEPLYLADDFNWLPDTVALVQGTSAKDSMDGLLSGALDGAALTLDETIRLSSKGLELVVVAVTDVSAGADVLMVRPSITELSALKKQRIAVELNGVSGIMLFKILEVAGLAPDDVIKVDLPVSQHAQAWSRGEVDACVCYEPTASLIENAGGVRLFDSSHVPETIFDVLVVTRKAADRNSRAVRDLVSGHFTGLQHLVRSMHDSVYRIATRQGISPDEVRAALASVMLPDLAANQRYLRVAGAIENMAESLSLLMLAEGMIDQKPGIQRLSDPSFLPARIL; from the coding sequence ATGCAACGCCGTGAATTTATTGCTTTATCGATTGCAGCCGGACTGTCCGCGGCGGGATTGCCGGGTTGCAGCGATTCTGGACCGCTGAGATTCGGTATTCACCCCTGGGTTGGCTATGAACCGCTTTACCTCGCCGATGATTTCAACTGGCTGCCTGATACGGTTGCGCTGGTGCAGGGTACCTCGGCAAAAGACTCTATGGATGGACTCCTTTCGGGTGCACTTGATGGAGCAGCCCTGACTCTGGATGAAACGATACGGCTCTCGTCCAAGGGGCTGGAGCTGGTCGTCGTGGCTGTTACTGATGTTTCCGCCGGCGCTGATGTACTTATGGTAAGACCGTCGATTACCGAACTTTCTGCGTTGAAGAAGCAGCGTATTGCTGTGGAGTTGAACGGCGTTTCGGGCATTATGCTGTTCAAGATTCTTGAGGTGGCGGGACTTGCTCCGGACGACGTAATAAAAGTGGATTTGCCGGTGAGCCAGCATGCACAAGCCTGGTCCCGGGGTGAAGTGGATGCCTGCGTATGCTATGAGCCAACAGCGTCGCTGATCGAAAACGCTGGTGGCGTCAGGCTTTTTGATAGCAGTCACGTCCCGGAAACCATATTCGATGTGCTGGTGGTGACCCGTAAAGCGGCTGACAGGAACTCCCGCGCGGTTCGCGATTTGGTCTCAGGGCATTTCACAGGTCTGCAGCATCTGGTGAGGAGCATGCACGACTCGGTATACCGTATTGCGACCCGTCAGGGGATTAGCCCAGATGAGGTCCGGGCAGCGCTGGCCAGTGTCATGCTACCGGATCTGGCGGCAAACCAACGTTACCTCAGGGTGGCTGGCGCTATCGAAAACATGGCCGAGTCCCTGTCTCTCCTTATGTTGGCAGAAGGGATGATTGACCAAAAACCGGGAATCCAGCGTTTATCAGACCCTTCGTTCCTGCCAGCGAGGATTCTTTGA
- a CDS encoding lysine exporter LysO family protein, whose protein sequence is MLTGALLILAPLFLGFAIALESRRAMTIIHYTVEGLVYFILLLLGLGLGQMEGLAAQLGGMAAQVMALVLVLFVANMMGLWLFHRWQPMSVERVEGNVSPGYRRLFLAGLKPLVAVIAGLLAGYYLLPDMPMAEQLATWALMFLLFLIGLQLRNAGLSLRKLLMNRQGLGIALALTVSSLAAGAVLIPWLGLPWHDALAVASGFGWYSLSGIVIGEALGPAWGGVAFLNDVLREIVALAIIPLLIASRPAMAIGYGGATAMDFTLPVIRSSGGLPCVPVAIASGFLLSFLSPVLMGVFLSLG, encoded by the coding sequence ATGCTGACCGGAGCCCTGCTCATTCTTGCGCCCCTGTTCCTGGGTTTTGCCATCGCCCTGGAGAGTCGCAGGGCCATGACCATCATTCACTACACCGTGGAAGGCCTGGTTTATTTCATATTGCTGCTGCTTGGCCTGGGGCTTGGCCAGATGGAGGGGCTCGCGGCGCAACTGGGCGGTATGGCTGCCCAGGTCATGGCGCTGGTACTGGTGCTTTTCGTCGCTAACATGATGGGGCTGTGGCTGTTCCACCGCTGGCAGCCAATGTCGGTTGAGCGTGTTGAAGGCAACGTCAGCCCGGGTTACCGCAGACTGTTCCTGGCCGGCCTGAAACCCTTGGTAGCGGTTATTGCCGGGCTGCTCGCCGGATACTACCTGCTGCCTGACATGCCGATGGCTGAACAGCTGGCTACCTGGGCCCTGATGTTCCTCCTGTTCCTGATTGGCCTCCAGTTGCGCAATGCCGGTCTGTCGTTGCGCAAGCTGCTGATGAACCGCCAGGGCTTGGGTATCGCGCTGGCTCTGACGGTCAGTTCCCTCGCTGCGGGTGCCGTTCTGATTCCGTGGCTGGGGCTGCCCTGGCACGACGCCCTGGCGGTCGCCTCCGGGTTTGGATGGTACTCGCTGTCCGGCATTGTGATTGGCGAAGCCCTCGGGCCCGCCTGGGGCGGCGTAGCCTTCCTCAATGATGTGCTCAGGGAGATTGTTGCGCTGGCCATTATTCCATTGTTGATTGCCAGCCGGCCGGCCATGGCCATCGGTTACGGAGGAGCGACCGCCATGGACTTCACGCTGCCGGTGATCCGCAGCAGTGGCGGGTTGCCCTGCGTGCCGGTAGCCATCGCCTCCGGCTTTCTGCTTTCTTTTCTCTCCCCTGTGCTGATGGGGGTATTCCTGTCTTTGGGATAA
- a CDS encoding DUF2288 domain-containing protein — MSSSPSRDELKAKLNLETSRIHWHELQTYFARGQVVRVSPDLDLLDVAAELAADNKQRFAQWMEKGQVGDVAPETAQAWYDRNAELWAVVVAPWVLVQDRSGHVLH, encoded by the coding sequence ATGTCGTCTTCCCCTTCCCGGGATGAGCTGAAAGCAAAGCTCAATCTGGAAACCTCCCGTATTCACTGGCACGAACTGCAGACCTACTTTGCACGAGGGCAGGTGGTTCGCGTGTCCCCGGATCTCGATCTGCTGGACGTGGCCGCGGAACTAGCTGCGGACAATAAACAACGGTTTGCCCAATGGATGGAGAAGGGGCAAGTTGGTGACGTAGCGCCCGAAACGGCCCAGGCCTGGTACGACCGCAATGCAGAGCTTTGGGCGGTTGTCGTCGCGCCCTGGGTGCTGGTACAGGACCGTTCTGGTCATGTGCTTCACTAA
- a CDS encoding response regulator: MSESGMPLEKIMLVEDEEDIRAVAELALEAVGGFTLKACHSGANALENLDGFRPQLILLDVMMPTMDGPSTLRAIREKPEFAQTPAVFMTAKVQPDEVKGYLALGAVDVIPKPFDPMTLSDQIREIWEKLD; the protein is encoded by the coding sequence ATGTCAGAGTCTGGAATGCCTTTAGAAAAAATCATGTTGGTCGAGGATGAAGAAGACATTCGGGCAGTGGCCGAGTTGGCGTTGGAAGCGGTCGGCGGGTTCACCCTGAAAGCCTGTCATTCGGGTGCCAACGCTCTTGAGAATCTTGATGGTTTCAGACCGCAGCTAATCCTTCTGGATGTAATGATGCCAACCATGGATGGGCCAAGTACACTGCGGGCTATCCGCGAAAAACCCGAGTTCGCCCAGACCCCCGCTGTTTTTATGACGGCCAAGGTGCAGCCAGATGAGGTCAAGGGCTATCTGGCCCTGGGAGCCGTGGACGTTATTCCGAAGCCCTTCGACCCGATGACACTCTCGGACCAGATTCGGGAAATCTGGGAAAAGCTCGATTGA
- a CDS encoding response regulator has translation MNVIIVEDDDLMADLLETVVAGLHPALRVFKAFTVSEALDLWRSRAPGLFVIDWSLPDGTGLDVLRKIRAADKNMPVVMVTGRADRDSILKAAHYGISGYISKPFSVEMLHERLSGMLKAVLPEDTSVETLAEMLSRKLESGLQIPTRMDVSGILGLMERAQDLSGGQLAERWQKEASLCARLLEVANRSSFRRTGEPVATVRDAISVMGVPMALSQALALALDTGSSFRSPALAQSARHHQAQAEAVGSEAQKLALVLGKKALEFQTAGLLSRMGELAVLNVMDQFVQQGGELTEGDIENGLREWAKQYGNTLKVQWRLPLAIRQMSGAVHYLAREDVRQNLLIMRVAGLIAGGQADNPECSRLLRHLGLEDWLESRKKTSDTGSG, from the coding sequence ATGAACGTAATTATCGTCGAAGATGACGACTTGATGGCGGATCTTCTGGAGACCGTGGTTGCGGGTCTTCATCCTGCATTGAGAGTATTCAAGGCGTTCACGGTCAGCGAAGCTCTGGATTTGTGGCGTAGCAGGGCACCAGGATTGTTCGTGATCGACTGGTCATTGCCAGATGGTACCGGTCTGGATGTTCTCAGGAAAATCCGCGCAGCTGACAAAAACATGCCAGTCGTAATGGTAACGGGCCGGGCAGATCGCGATTCCATTCTCAAAGCAGCCCATTACGGAATCAGCGGTTACATCAGCAAGCCGTTCAGTGTGGAAATGCTGCATGAGCGTCTTTCCGGCATGCTCAAGGCGGTTTTGCCCGAGGATACAAGCGTCGAAACACTGGCTGAGATGCTATCGCGGAAACTGGAATCCGGTTTGCAGATACCTACCCGTATGGATGTTTCCGGCATTCTTGGTTTGATGGAGCGGGCTCAGGACCTCTCTGGCGGCCAACTGGCCGAACGTTGGCAAAAAGAAGCGTCGTTGTGTGCCAGACTGCTGGAGGTGGCAAACCGGTCCTCGTTCCGGCGAACTGGAGAGCCCGTTGCGACTGTCCGTGATGCCATTTCGGTAATGGGAGTGCCCATGGCTTTGAGTCAGGCCCTGGCTTTGGCTCTGGATACGGGGTCCTCCTTCCGTTCTCCTGCTCTGGCGCAAAGCGCCAGACATCACCAGGCTCAGGCCGAAGCTGTAGGGTCGGAAGCCCAGAAGCTCGCCCTCGTATTGGGCAAAAAGGCGCTCGAATTTCAGACCGCTGGATTGCTGAGCCGAATGGGCGAGTTGGCCGTGCTGAATGTGATGGATCAGTTTGTTCAGCAAGGCGGTGAGCTGACTGAAGGGGATATTGAAAACGGGCTTCGCGAATGGGCAAAGCAGTATGGCAACACGCTGAAGGTACAGTGGCGGCTGCCGCTGGCCATCCGGCAGATGTCCGGTGCGGTACATTATCTCGCACGGGAGGATGTCAGGCAGAACCTGCTCATTATGCGGGTGGCTGGTCTGATTGCTGGAGGGCAGGCAGACAACCCGGAGTGTTCCAGGCTTCTCAGGCATCTCGGGCTGGAGGACTGGCTGGAGTCCAGGAAAAAAACATCGGATACGGGGAGTGGGTAG